Proteins encoded within one genomic window of Homo sapiens chromosome 21, GRCh38.p14 Primary Assembly:
- the POTED gene encoding POTE ankyrin domain family member D isoform X2, whose product MVAEVCSMPTASTVKKPFDLRSKMGKWCHHRFPCCRGSGKSNMGTSGDHDDSFMKMLRSKMGKCCRHCFPCCRGSGTSNVGTSGDHENSFMKMLRSKMGKWCCHCFPCCRGSGKSNVGAWGDYDHSAFMEPRYHIRREDLDKLHRAAWWGKVPRKDLIVMLRDTDMNKRDKEKRTALHLASANGNSEVVQLLLDRRCQLNVLDNKKRTALIKAIQCQEDECVLMLLEHGADRNIPDEYGNTALHYAIYNEDKLMAKALLLYGADIESKNKCGLTPLLLGVHEQKQQVVKFLIKKKANLNVLDRYGRTALILAVCCGSASIVNLLLEQNVDVSSQDLSGQTAREYAVSSHHHVICELLSDYKEKQMLKISSENSNPV is encoded by the exons ATGGTGGCTGAGGTTTGTTCAATGCCCACTGCCTCTACTGTGAAGAAGCCATTTGATCTCAGGAGCAAGATGGGCAAGTGGTGCCACCACCGCTTCCCCTGCTGCAGGGGGAGCGGCAAGAGCAACATGGGCACTTCTGGAGACCACGACGACTCCTTTATGAAGATGCTCAGGAGCAAGATGGGCAAGTGTTGCCGCCACTGCTTCCCCTGCTGCAGGGGGAGCGGCACGAGCAACGTGGGCACTTCTGGAGACCATGAAAACTCCTTTATGAAGATGCTCAGGAGCAAGATGGGCAAGTGGTGCTGTCACTGCTTCCCCTGCTGCAGGGGGAGCGGCAAGAGCAACGTGGGCGCTTGGGGAGACTACGACCACAGCGCCTTCATGGAGCCGAGGTACCACATCCGTCGAGAAGATCTGGACAAGCTCCACAGAGCTGCCTGGTGGGGTAAAGTCCCCAGAAAGGATCTCATCGTCATGCTCAGGGACACTGACATGAACAAGAGGGACAAGGAAAAGAG GACTGCTCTACATTTGGCCTCTGCCAATGGAAATTCAGAAGTAGTACAACTCCTGCTGGACAGACGATGTCAACTTAATGTCCTtgacaacaaaaaaaggacagCTCTGATAAAG GCCATACAATGCCAGGAAGATGAATGTGTGTTAATGTTGCTGGAACATGGCGCTGATCGAAATATTCCAGATGAGTATGGAAATACCGCTCTACACTATGCTATCTACAATGAAGATAAATTAATGGCCAAAGCACTGCTCTTATATGGTGCTGATATTGAATCAAAAAACAAG TGTGGCCTCACACCACTTTTGCTTGGCGTACATGAACAAAAACAGCAAGTGGTGAaatttttaatcaagaaaaaagcTAATTTAAATGTACTTGATAGATATGGAAG AACTGCCCTCATACTTGCTGTATGTTGTGGATCAGCAAGTATAGTCAATCTTCTACTTGAGCAAAATGTTGATGTATCTTCTCAAGATCTATCTGGACAGACGGCCAGAGAGTATGCTGTTTCTAGTCATCATCATGT aaTTTGTGAATTACTTTCtgactataaagaaaaacagatgctAAAAATCTCTTCTGAAAACAGCAATCCAG TGTGA
- the POTED gene encoding POTE ankyrin domain family member D isoform X1, protein MVAEVCSMPTASTVKKPFDLRSKMGKWCHHRFPCCRGSGKSNMGTSGDHDDSFMKMLRSKMGKCCRHCFPCCRGSGTSNVGTSGDHENSFMKMLRSKMGKWCCHCFPCCRGSGKSNVGAWGDYDHSAFMEPRYHIRREDLDKLHRAAWWGKVPRKDLIVMLRDTDMNKRDKEKRTALHLASANGNSEVVQLLLDRRCQLNVLDNKKRTALIKAIQCQEDECVLMLLEHGADRNIPDEYGNTALHYAIYNEDKLMAKALLLYGADIESKNKCGLTPLLLGVHEQKQQVVKFLIKKKANLNVLDRYGRTALILAVCCGSASIVNLLLEQNVDVSSQDLSGQTAREYAVSSHHHVICELLSDYKEKQMLKISSENSNPENVSRTRNK, encoded by the exons ATGGTGGCTGAGGTTTGTTCAATGCCCACTGCCTCTACTGTGAAGAAGCCATTTGATCTCAGGAGCAAGATGGGCAAGTGGTGCCACCACCGCTTCCCCTGCTGCAGGGGGAGCGGCAAGAGCAACATGGGCACTTCTGGAGACCACGACGACTCCTTTATGAAGATGCTCAGGAGCAAGATGGGCAAGTGTTGCCGCCACTGCTTCCCCTGCTGCAGGGGGAGCGGCACGAGCAACGTGGGCACTTCTGGAGACCATGAAAACTCCTTTATGAAGATGCTCAGGAGCAAGATGGGCAAGTGGTGCTGTCACTGCTTCCCCTGCTGCAGGGGGAGCGGCAAGAGCAACGTGGGCGCTTGGGGAGACTACGACCACAGCGCCTTCATGGAGCCGAGGTACCACATCCGTCGAGAAGATCTGGACAAGCTCCACAGAGCTGCCTGGTGGGGTAAAGTCCCCAGAAAGGATCTCATCGTCATGCTCAGGGACACTGACATGAACAAGAGGGACAAGGAAAAGAG GACTGCTCTACATTTGGCCTCTGCCAATGGAAATTCAGAAGTAGTACAACTCCTGCTGGACAGACGATGTCAACTTAATGTCCTtgacaacaaaaaaaggacagCTCTGATAAAG GCCATACAATGCCAGGAAGATGAATGTGTGTTAATGTTGCTGGAACATGGCGCTGATCGAAATATTCCAGATGAGTATGGAAATACCGCTCTACACTATGCTATCTACAATGAAGATAAATTAATGGCCAAAGCACTGCTCTTATATGGTGCTGATATTGAATCAAAAAACAAG TGTGGCCTCACACCACTTTTGCTTGGCGTACATGAACAAAAACAGCAAGTGGTGAaatttttaatcaagaaaaaagcTAATTTAAATGTACTTGATAGATATGGAAG AACTGCCCTCATACTTGCTGTATGTTGTGGATCAGCAAGTATAGTCAATCTTCTACTTGAGCAAAATGTTGATGTATCTTCTCAAGATCTATCTGGACAGACGGCCAGAGAGTATGCTGTTTCTAGTCATCATCATGT aaTTTGTGAATTACTTTCtgactataaagaaaaacagatgctAAAAATCTCTTCTGAAAACAGCAATCCAG AAAATGTCtcaagaaccagaaataaataa